One Mycobacteriales bacterium DNA segment encodes these proteins:
- a CDS encoding SGNH/GDSL hydrolase family protein, producing MRPFARTLTALALGIGLAAVPAMAGPAGAFAAPSTDYVALGDSYSAGTGTNDYDLNASCQRSSLSYPALWAAQQGTASFTFAACSGATTSDVRGSQLAGLDTGTDLVTITIGGNDAGFVATVLACRLGTDSACFTALDAAAAFIRTVLPGRLDATYRDIRTRAPNARLVVLGYPHLYATGSCFLEISNARRTRINAVADTLASVTAQRAAAAGGTYLDARAAYAGHEVCSGSAWLNGTTLPITDSYHPNRSGYALAYLPLLRGTAT from the coding sequence GTGCGTCCGTTCGCCCGCACCCTCACCGCGCTCGCCCTCGGCATCGGGCTGGCCGCCGTCCCGGCCATGGCCGGCCCGGCCGGCGCGTTCGCCGCCCCGAGCACCGACTACGTCGCCCTCGGCGACTCGTACTCGGCCGGGACCGGCACCAACGACTACGACCTGAACGCCTCCTGCCAGCGCTCGTCGCTGTCGTACCCGGCGCTCTGGGCGGCCCAGCAGGGCACGGCCAGCTTCACGTTCGCGGCCTGCTCGGGCGCGACCACGAGCGACGTACGCGGTTCCCAGCTCGCCGGCCTCGACACCGGCACCGACCTGGTCACGATCACGATCGGCGGCAACGACGCCGGGTTCGTCGCCACCGTGCTGGCCTGCCGCCTCGGCACCGACTCGGCCTGCTTCACCGCCCTGGACGCGGCGGCGGCGTTCATCCGGACGGTGCTGCCGGGCCGGCTGGACGCGACCTACCGCGACATCAGGACCCGGGCTCCGAACGCACGCCTGGTCGTCCTGGGCTACCCGCACCTGTACGCGACGGGCAGCTGCTTCCTGGAGATCAGCAACGCCCGGCGGACCCGGATCAACGCGGTCGCCGACACGCTGGCCTCGGTCACGGCCCAGCGGGCGGCCGCAGCCGGTGGCACGTACCTGGACGCACGGGCGGCCTACGCCGGGCACGAGGTCTGCAGCGGCTCGGCCTGGCTGAACGGCACGACGCTGCCGATCACCGACTCGTACCACCCGAACCGGTCCGGCTATGCGCTGGCCTACCTGCCGCTGCTGCGCGGCACCGCGACCTGA